In Phaseolus vulgaris cultivar G19833 chromosome 10, P. vulgaris v2.0, whole genome shotgun sequence, a single genomic region encodes these proteins:
- the LOC137818446 gene encoding transcription factor bHLH18-like has protein sequence MGEPCHKYWFSDMEIQDFDFFNQSHHKIESVDDEFLFSSQHAQEKPATATTTTSPTAYILSFNDSTVVAATCQTYGGKQPYQEEVVVGSGGACLPSKGVSEKHYIEPKPNPATRKGRSSAETLDHIMTERKRRRELTERFIALSATIPGLKKIDKATILCEAITYVKRLKERVRELEEQCKRTRVESVSFVHQRSNNGSDKGTTSSGAMKSDECYKTSEALPTVEARVFKKDLLIRIHCKLQNGILIKILDHLNTLDLYTTSNSVMPFGSSTLDISIVAQMGDKFNATMNDLVKNLRLVLLQSCEVQQ, from the exons ATGGGGGAGCCATGCCACAAATATTGGTTCTCTGATATG GAAATACAGGATTTTGATTTCTTTAACCAAAGCCATCACAAGATTGAGTCAGTGGATGATGAGTTCCTCTTCTCATCACAGCATGCACAAGAGAAACCTGCTACAGCCACAACCACCACTTCTCCAACTGCGTACATTCTATCTTTCAATGACTCCACCGTGGTTGCGGCTACCTGCCAAACCTACGGTGGAAAACAGCCGTACCAAGAGGAGGTTGTTGTGGGGAGTGGTGGCGCGTGTCTTCCCTCAAAAGGGGTCTCAGAAAAACATTACATTGAACCTAAGCCCAACCCAGcaacaagaaaaggaagaagttCTGCAGAGACACTAGACCATATAATGACTGAGAGAAAAAGGAGACGGGAACTGACTGAGAGATTCATTGCACTTTCAGCCACCATACCTGGTTTGAAGAAG ATTGACAAGGCCACTATACTTTGCGAAGCAATAACTTATGTGAAACGACTTAAAGAACGAGTAAGAGAGCTAGAAGAACAATGTAAGAGGACAAGGGTAGAGTCAGTGTCATTTGTTCATCAGAGATCCAATAATGGTAGTGACAAAGGCACAACCTCATCTGGTGCAATGAAATCTGATGAATGCTATAAAACCAGTGAAGCACTACCCACAGTGGAAGCAAGAGTGTTTAAAAAAGATCTACTCATTCGGATTCACTGCAAGTTACAAAATGGCATTTTGATCAAAATTTTGGACCATCTTAACACTCTTGATCTCTACACAACCAGCAACAGTGTAATGCCATTTGGAAGTTCAACTCTTGACATCAGCATTGTTGCTCAG ATGGGTGACAAATTCAACGCAACAATGAATGATCTAGTGAAAAACCTGAGGCTGGTTCTCTTGCAGTCATGTGAAGTTCAACAATGA
- the LOC137818444 gene encoding transcription factor bHLH18-like, which yields MSYTYFFHHNNNINIHFLFSLIPMEEDSCNNNSHLHMEMDFFDNNDFDDFFSDIIFHQTPPPTPFSSGSESDHSFRASSFLPSAAVNAAASKRSSPRTYILSFDNSTVVPATPEPSLPSSPLPAKRALHSQNPTTRPNQGSKRSRTSSQTIDHIMAERRRRQELTERFIALSATIPGLSKTDKASVLRAAIDYVKQLKEKVQELEKESRKSAEETVILVNKSNPNGNEEITNSSTETNCSILPEMEARVLGKEVLIEIHCEKEYGVELKILDHLENLHLCVTGSSVLPFGNSALCITITAQMDEERQMTVNEVVRNLREVLSVSHLVSDSDPY from the exons ATGTCTTACACGTACTTCTTCCACCACAACAACAACATCAACATTcattttctcttctctctcatTCCCATGGAGGAGGACTCCTGCAACAATAATTCCCACCTTCACATG GAAATGGATTTCTTCGACAACAATGACTTCGACGATTTCTTCTCCGACATCATCTTCCACCAGACGCCACCGCCCACGCCCTTCTCCTCCGGAAGCGAAAGCGATCACTCCTTTCGCGCCTCCTCCTTCCTCCCCTCCGCCGCCGTTAACGCCGCCGCTTCCAAACGCTCCTCTCCCAGGACTTACATTCTCTCCTTCGATAACTCCACGGTGGTGCCCGCCACTCCCGAACCCTCCCTCCCTTCTTCCCCTTTGCCTGCCAAACGCGCCCTCCACTCTCAAAACCCCACGACCCGACCCAATCAAGGATCCAAGAGATCCCGAACCTCTTCTCAGACCATCGATCACATAATGGCCGAGAGAAGGAGGAGGCAGGAACTCACCGAGAGGTTCATAGCGCTCTCAGCCACCATTCCCGGCTTGAGCAAG ACGGACAAGGCTTCTGTACTTCGAGCAGCTATCGATTATGTGAAACAGCTGAAAGAAAAGGTACAGGAGCTGGAGAAAGAAAGCAGAAAGAGTGCAGAAGAGACAGTGATATTGGTGAATAAAAGCAACCCAAATGGAAATGAAGAGATCACCAACTCCTCCACTGAAACCAACTGCAGCATCCTTCCGGAGATGGAAGCAAGAGTGTTGGGGAAGGAGGTTCTCATTGAGATCCACTGTGAGAAAGAATATGGTGTTGAGCTCAAAATATTGGACCACCTTGAAAATCTTCATCTCTGTGTCACCGGAAGCAGTGTCTTGCCATTTGGGAATTCAGCTCTCTGCATTACCATTACAGCTCAG ATGGATGAGGAGCGGCAAATGACAGTGAATGAAGTAGTGAGAAACCTTAGAGAAGTGCTCTCAGTGTCTCATTTGGTGAGCGATAGTGATCCGTACTAG